The Burkholderia pyrrocinia genome includes a region encoding these proteins:
- a CDS encoding DeoR/GlpR family DNA-binding transcription regulator, producing MKVTKRREAMLQAVLGGMTDVATLCEHFGMSEATVRRDLRALASDNRILRTYGGAAAVGSHEREPSLEERRVSSQVQKEAIAQAASTFVEDGDTVFLDGGTTTAALARLLSGRTTVHVVTNNLLVVGPLVASGVNVTVIGGEVRSTSMSTLGPLAQLALSRLSVDKAFFGADGVVAELGLCEASSEQSYLKECVMRQAAHLFVLVTADKLGRASQQHWTPLERSWTLITDDAAQHEQLEPFHALERITVRAVTVKPATSTDGSLPVQ from the coding sequence ATGAAAGTGACCAAGCGCCGGGAGGCGATGCTGCAGGCAGTGTTGGGTGGGATGACGGACGTTGCGACGCTATGCGAGCACTTTGGTATGTCGGAAGCAACTGTCCGTCGCGATTTGCGCGCTCTTGCAAGCGACAACCGTATTCTTCGCACGTACGGCGGTGCTGCTGCGGTCGGCTCCCACGAGCGTGAGCCGTCGCTCGAAGAGCGCCGAGTCAGTTCTCAGGTGCAGAAGGAAGCGATTGCACAAGCGGCAAGCACGTTCGTCGAAGATGGCGACACGGTGTTCCTGGACGGTGGGACAACGACGGCGGCCCTTGCCCGACTGCTGTCCGGCCGGACCACGGTGCATGTCGTGACTAACAATCTCTTGGTGGTAGGTCCACTTGTCGCATCGGGAGTGAACGTGACGGTTATTGGAGGCGAGGTTCGGTCGACGAGCATGAGCACGCTTGGGCCGCTGGCGCAACTTGCACTAAGCCGTCTTAGTGTCGACAAGGCGTTCTTCGGCGCTGACGGCGTGGTCGCTGAACTCGGTTTGTGCGAGGCAAGTAGCGAGCAGTCGTATTTGAAGGAATGCGTGATGCGACAGGCGGCCCATCTATTTGTCCTGGTCACTGCCGACAAGCTTGGACGCGCAAGTCAGCAACACTGGACTCCATTGGAACGCAGCTGGACGCTAATTACTGACGATGCGGCGCAGCATGAGCAACTCGAACCATTCCACGCCCTAGAGCGCATCACCGTTCGCGCAGTCACTGTCAAACCTGCAACCTCAACTGACGGGTCTTTGCCGGTCCAATAG
- a CDS encoding sialidase family protein: MNSSRIENANTAQDNCVRTAYADAERKEAFLPTSCVQNHAANLHSLDNGDLLCVWFGGTQEGIPDVSIYMSRLAAGTEEWSAPLKLSDDPTRSEQNPVLFSAPDGRLWLIYTAQLSGHQNTAIVRRRVSTDGGYTWGPVETLFDSPGTFVRQPIIFLESGTWICPVFQCRTEPGERWVGNNDVSAVMASDDQGASWTLHEVPESVGCVHMNVHVLQDGSLLALYRSRWADFVYSSRSTDGRKWSTPQPTEVPNNNSSVQFTVLNNGHLALVFNESDASHSKERRASLYDDIEDSEDSGELRDQKASERGTAFWGAPRAPMSLAISEDGGKTWRRRRNLEIGDGYCMTNNSADQRNREYSYPSIVQSKDGALHIAFTWFRQKIKYVCIDESWVRGR, from the coding sequence ATGAACTCGAGCAGGATTGAGAATGCCAACACGGCCCAGGACAATTGCGTCCGCACGGCCTACGCCGACGCAGAACGAAAGGAAGCTTTCCTCCCGACTTCTTGCGTCCAGAACCACGCCGCGAATCTGCATAGCCTCGACAACGGCGACTTGCTGTGCGTGTGGTTCGGCGGCACGCAGGAAGGTATCCCGGACGTATCGATTTACATGTCGCGTTTGGCAGCGGGGACTGAGGAATGGTCGGCGCCCCTGAAGCTCTCGGATGACCCGACGCGCTCTGAACAGAACCCCGTGCTCTTTTCGGCACCCGACGGTCGCCTGTGGCTAATCTATACAGCGCAGTTGTCCGGGCATCAAAACACCGCAATTGTCCGCCGTCGAGTCTCGACGGACGGCGGTTACACGTGGGGTCCGGTCGAAACGCTGTTCGATAGTCCGGGAACCTTCGTCCGGCAACCGATTATCTTTCTCGAAAGTGGCACCTGGATTTGTCCCGTCTTCCAGTGCCGCACGGAACCGGGCGAACGCTGGGTCGGCAACAACGACGTCAGTGCGGTCATGGCGTCCGATGACCAAGGTGCGTCGTGGACGCTGCATGAGGTCCCGGAGAGCGTCGGATGCGTTCACATGAACGTCCATGTTCTGCAGGATGGCTCACTCTTGGCGCTCTACCGCAGCCGCTGGGCCGACTTCGTGTACTCGAGCCGCTCGACGGACGGCCGAAAATGGAGCACTCCGCAGCCCACCGAGGTTCCGAACAACAACTCGTCTGTTCAATTCACGGTGTTGAACAACGGTCATCTTGCGCTCGTTTTCAACGAAAGCGACGCATCGCACAGCAAGGAGCGTCGGGCTTCTCTGTATGACGACATCGAGGATTCGGAGGACAGCGGTGAGTTGCGTGACCAGAAGGCCTCCGAGCGCGGAACCGCATTCTGGGGCGCGCCTCGCGCACCGATGTCTCTTGCAATTTCCGAAGACGGTGGCAAAACATGGCGGCGTCGGCGCAATCTGGAAATCGGAGACGGTTATTGCATGACGAACAACTCCGCTGACCAGCGCAATCGCGAATACTCCTACCCGTCCATCGTGCAATCAAAAGACGGCGCGCTGCACATCGCATTCACGTGGTTCCGCCAGAAGATTAAGTACGTATGCATCGACGAATCGTGGGTTCGCGGTCGATGA
- a CDS encoding sodium:solute symporter family protein, whose amino-acid sequence MTTFSYWDTAIIIGMVVAYILVTSLLSIRLRSKNTGEFMVAGRSMPAVVVAILLMSEFIGAKSTVGTSQEAFSAGMAASWSVVSASIGFLFFGLFMAKRLYSSGEFTISGFIAKRYGKGAKLVVSAIMIYALFLVNVGNYVSGAAAISTVMHIDLTTAAIITAVVSTIYFVWGGLKSVAYLTIIHSAVKIFGIGILVAVAWNLSGGIKPMVQSMPAHYFTWSGSLSGGTIGAWIIGTAGAIFSTQFIIQAISATKSPEGARASSLMAAFLCLPIALALGFLGVTAKYLYPNIKSLYALPVFLQHMNPVLAGIVTTSLVASIFVSVCTVALAIASLIVKDFYVPRFNPSPELEFRMTRWISLAVGFLPLVFVLFAPKILALSFFTRALRLSVSVVALIGIYMPFFSGKRAAIWGLVLATLATTAWYLLGNPFGIDNMYVALVTPAIVLVLSKLLFHGASEDSDIQNKRLTHRESH is encoded by the coding sequence ATGACCACCTTCAGTTACTGGGATACCGCCATCATCATTGGCATGGTCGTCGCCTATATTTTAGTTACTAGCCTGCTCAGCATTCGTCTGCGCAGCAAGAATACCGGCGAGTTCATGGTGGCGGGGCGCTCGATGCCTGCGGTGGTCGTCGCCATCCTGCTGATGTCGGAGTTCATCGGTGCGAAATCGACGGTTGGAACGTCGCAGGAAGCGTTTTCAGCGGGTATGGCTGCGTCTTGGTCAGTCGTTTCGGCGTCAATCGGCTTCCTTTTCTTTGGCCTTTTCATGGCCAAGCGCCTGTATTCATCGGGCGAGTTCACAATCTCCGGTTTTATCGCGAAGAGGTATGGCAAAGGCGCAAAGCTGGTCGTTTCAGCCATCATGATTTATGCACTCTTCCTTGTGAATGTGGGCAACTATGTCAGCGGTGCCGCAGCAATCTCCACTGTCATGCACATCGACCTGACCACGGCTGCAATCATCACGGCAGTTGTCAGTACCATCTACTTCGTCTGGGGCGGCCTGAAGAGCGTCGCCTATCTGACGATTATTCATAGTGCCGTCAAGATTTTTGGTATCGGGATTCTGGTGGCTGTGGCCTGGAACCTCTCCGGCGGCATCAAGCCGATGGTGCAAAGCATGCCCGCGCACTACTTCACGTGGTCCGGCTCGCTGTCGGGCGGTACGATTGGTGCATGGATTATTGGTACGGCCGGCGCGATTTTCTCGACGCAGTTTATTATTCAAGCCATTTCCGCGACCAAGAGTCCTGAAGGCGCGCGCGCTTCTTCGTTGATGGCAGCATTCCTGTGTTTGCCCATCGCACTGGCGCTCGGCTTCCTTGGCGTGACCGCCAAGTATCTGTACCCGAACATCAAGAGCCTGTATGCGCTGCCGGTGTTCCTCCAGCACATGAACCCCGTCCTGGCAGGCATCGTCACGACCTCGCTTGTAGCGTCAATCTTCGTGAGCGTCTGCACGGTCGCACTCGCAATCGCCTCGCTGATTGTGAAGGATTTCTATGTGCCGCGATTCAACCCCTCCCCGGAACTTGAGTTCCGTATGACGCGCTGGATTTCCTTGGCGGTCGGTTTCCTCCCGCTGGTCTTCGTCCTGTTCGCTCCGAAAATTCTCGCGCTGTCGTTCTTCACCCGTGCACTTCGCCTGTCTGTGTCGGTTGTTGCGCTGATTGGTATCTACATGCCGTTCTTCAGTGGCAAGCGTGCCGCAATCTGGGGCCTGGTGCTCGCCACGCTCGCTACGACGGCTTGGTACCTGCTTGGCAACCCGTTCGGCATCGACAACATGTATGTCGCACTTGTCACGCCGGCAATCGTCCTGGTCTTGAGCAAGCTCCTGTTCCACGGTGCATCAGAAGATTCAGACATCCAGAACAAGCGTCTCACGCATCGTGAATCGCACTGA
- a CDS encoding SDR family NAD(P)-dependent oxidoreductase, which yields MDTSEQSSAALRHAVVTGASSGIGRAIVERLLSDGWRVTGLCRSQVAETNDALRIVPVDITDFDALASVCDELGPVDGLVHAAGFMRTAQLGHLSTDDAAGMWRLHVESAMFLADRLIARMPDGARIVLVGSRTANGAAGRSQYAATKSALIGLARSWAAELAPRGITVNVVAPGATDTPFLRDPGRAATPPKLPPIGRFIAPEEVAALTTFLLSESAGAITGQQVVMCGGASL from the coding sequence GTGGATACATCGGAGCAGTCTAGCGCCGCATTGCGTCATGCAGTAGTGACCGGCGCCTCCTCGGGCATCGGCCGGGCAATCGTTGAGCGTCTGCTGTCTGACGGTTGGCGGGTAACTGGACTCTGCCGGTCGCAGGTTGCCGAGACCAACGATGCTTTGAGAATCGTCCCGGTCGACATCACAGACTTCGACGCGCTCGCGTCTGTCTGCGATGAACTCGGTCCGGTGGACGGGTTGGTGCATGCAGCGGGGTTTATGCGCACGGCACAGCTTGGTCACCTGTCAACCGACGATGCGGCGGGGATGTGGCGCCTGCACGTCGAGTCTGCGATGTTTCTCGCCGACCGGTTGATTGCCAGGATGCCAGACGGTGCGCGGATTGTATTAGTCGGTAGTCGAACTGCAAACGGCGCTGCTGGACGTAGCCAATATGCCGCGACCAAGTCGGCTTTGATTGGCCTGGCCAGGTCTTGGGCGGCAGAATTGGCGCCGCGTGGCATCACCGTGAACGTGGTGGCCCCAGGCGCCACGGACACCCCGTTTCTTCGCGATCCTGGGCGTGCCGCAACGCCGCCGAAACTACCGCCGATTGGACGCTTCATCGCTCCTGAAGAGGTGGCGGCGCTCACGACTTTCTTATTGAGCGAAAGCGCAGGCGCAATCACCGGACAACAAGTCGTTATGTGCGGCGGCGCTTCTCTTTAA